The genomic region GATCACGGTGTCGCCCGAGGGAGAAGAAGACGCGACTATCGCATTGCCGCTGGAAGGTCTTCCGGCGGAGTTCCGCCCTATCGCCGCCGCCCCCACCCTCCAGCTCTGCGCGCACCACGCGGCGCGGCTTCGCGGGCTGAACGCGGGCGATATGCGATATCTCAACTGGGTGGTGAAATGACCGACCAGGACCCGCGATACGCCATTGGCGTGGATGTCGGCGGCACGCGCACGAAAATCGGCCTGGTCGATCTGGATCGCGGCGTGGTGGACGCCCTGTCCGTCGAGCCGACCGTCAAAAAAGACGGCCCGGCGTTTTTGGACAGTCTGCGGCGCGGGATCGCAACAGTAACCGCGACGCGCGGCGTACGCCCCTCCGGAGTCGGCATCGCGGTTCCAGGATTCGTGGATACGGAACGCCGCCGTATTTCTGACGTATGGGACGATCTCGATTATCTGAACGCGGACGGCTTTCCCGCGCGTGCCGCCGAGGTCCTGGGCTTGCCATGCTTCTGGGACAACGACGCCCGCTGCGCCGGCCTGGGTGAATCGCGTTACGGCGCGGGCGCCGGCGCGCGGAGGCTTCTCGCGCTGACGCTGGGCACCGGGGTCGGCTTTGCGTTCCTGATCGACGGACAATTTCCAGAGCTCTCGCCGGTGACTCATCTGGGCGCGCATTTCCCGCTGCGCTCCGATGGCCCGGAGTGCTGGTGCGGTCTCCAGGGATGCTTCGAGGCGCTTGTGTCGTCATCGGGCCTGCTCGAACGCATCCCGCCGGCGCTGCGCCCGCGAAGCTCCTCGGAGATATTCGCCGCCGCGCTGGAAAGCCCTCCGATCACCCAAGCCGTCAAGGAGTATCTCGACGACCTTCGCCTCGGCCTGGAGATATTCGCGCGCACGCTGGCGCCCGATGTGATCGTACTCGGCGGCGGCGTCTCCCATCGCCTCGGACATTATCTGAACGACCTTCAAATCACGATCCAGCCCTACGCCGGTTATCAGGCCGTGACGCGCATTTCCGAGCTTCAAGAATCCGCCGGCGTCATCGGCGCGGCCGCCCTGACCGCCGGGTAACGGCTCTCTTATGCGCGCGTCGTGATTCTGAAGCGCGCGATGTAATCGCCCAGCGCCTTGGCGTCCTGGTGGGCGTCCGCCAGGGCGACATAGCCGTCGGGCCGGACGAGATAAAGTGCGCCTTGCTTTAACCCGGCGTCCGCCGCGTGGTCAGTCCAGGGGAACGAATGCAGGGGAAGATTGGCGCTCTGGGCGGCTTCGCGCAGGGCTTGGGTCGCTTCCCCGTAGATGTGGACCTGCCAGTCAAGGGATTTTAATGGCGTGAAGTTGTCGGAGCCGTTGTTCCCGGGAACCCAGGGCAGGCGGTCGCCGCCGTGGATGTCGCCGGCGCTTCCGTGACTCAAGGGACTCTCGGGGTAGTGCAAACGCGTCTGGGAAACGAGGCGATAGGCGCCTTCCCGCATTCGGGAAAAGCCGAGCAGGAACGGGGCGAGGTGCGGGATGATCCATTCGCGCAGGACTTGATTGCCCGCTCCCTGCCCGACTCCGAGCTGGAACACCCGATCCGTTGTCGCGACTAACGAGCGGGCGAAGGCGATGCGTTCAGGCTCGTAGGCGCCCAGAACAGACTCGGCGGCGCGGTTCTGAAGAACGGCGGCGAGTTTCCAGGCGAGGTTAACGGCGTCGCCGATTCCCGTGTTCATGCCCTGGCCGCCGGCGGGGCTATGGATATGGCCGGCGTCGCCGGCGAGGAAGGCGCGGCCCACCCGGAAATGCTCCGCCACGCGGTGGTGGACGTGATAGGTGGAGAACCAGTTCACCGCGCCCACACGGATCCCGACAAGTTCCTCGACGGAGGGCCGAATGTCCTCGAAGGTCAAATCGGTCCGGCCCGCCAGCGTGCTTGGAACAATGCCGATCAGACGGTTCATGCCCGTACTGCGGATGGGAAACACCAGCCCCAGCGTGTTCGCCCCAAGGCAGAAATTGAACTCGTGACCGTCCGCGCCGCCGCTGAGCGCTTCGACATCGGCCACATAAAAGACCTGTTCATAGGTCCCCCCAGGAAACCCTACCCCCAATCCCTGACGAACGGCGCTGTGCGCGCCGTCGCATCCACAGAGATAACGGGCGACGCACTCTTCTTCGGCGCCGCCGCGCCGGAGAATCGCCCGAACTTGGTCGCCTGTGTCGTGGAACTCCACCAGCTCGGTCTCCCATTCGATCTCGACGCCGGCCGCCGTCAACTGCTCGCCCAGCAGGCGCTCATGGTCGTCCTGAGGAAAACTGAGGACGAAGGGGTATGGGCTGAGCCCCTGCCCGATCTCCCCCAGCTTGATCTGCGTGATCTCGCGGCCGCCCTCCCAGAGATGGGCCGCGTCCATCGGGATCCCCCGCCGCACGACTTCGTCCGCGAAGCCGAGCTGGCGATAGAACTCCAGGGTGCGGGACTGAACGACCATGGCGCGGGACGCCTGCCCAGGGCCGGAATTCTTCTCGATGATCCGCGGCTTCACCCCCGCCTGGGTGAGAAACAAGGCCAGAACCAATCCCGTCGGCCCCGCCCCCACAATCAGAACTTCGGTATCGCTCATGATGTGATCTCCTTCGTTTCTTCCACGTCGATCCCGTGTGTCGCGGGAGACGATAAGTCCGCCGTCAGCAGCTGCAAAAACCGTTCCGCCACGTCTTCGTCCTGCACGGAATCGCCCAGCACGCGCCGATAAAGATCCCGGTACAAAAACCAGCCGTCCATCGCCGCGAGCGCCAGCAGCAGTTTCGGAAATCCCGCTCGGTCCTGCGACACGCGCGCCAGCAATTGGGCGCGGCGCTCCGTCAAGAAGTCCGGGATCGGAGCCGCCCCCAGACTCGCCCACGCCATCATCCGGGCGACTTTGGGGTTCGCCTCCATCACCCGAAACCGCGCGGTAATCAGCTCCGCCATGTTCACCGCGCCGCCCTCCTGCAAAAAACGATCCAGCGGCTGAAAAACCGGGACCG from Capsulimonas corticalis harbors:
- a CDS encoding ROK family protein, with translation MTDQDPRYAIGVDVGGTRTKIGLVDLDRGVVDALSVEPTVKKDGPAFLDSLRRGIATVTATRGVRPSGVGIAVPGFVDTERRRISDVWDDLDYLNADGFPARAAEVLGLPCFWDNDARCAGLGESRYGAGAGARRLLALTLGTGVGFAFLIDGQFPELSPVTHLGAHFPLRSDGPECWCGLQGCFEALVSSSGLLERIPPALRPRSSSEIFAAALESPPITQAVKEYLDDLRLGLEIFARTLAPDVIVLGGGVSHRLGHYLNDLQITIQPYAGYQAVTRISELQESAGVIGAAALTAG
- a CDS encoding FAD-dependent monooxygenase, with product MSDTEVLIVGAGPTGLVLALFLTQAGVKPRIIEKNSGPGQASRAMVVQSRTLEFYRQLGFADEVVRRGIPMDAAHLWEGGREITQIKLGEIGQGLSPYPFVLSFPQDDHERLLGEQLTAAGVEIEWETELVEFHDTGDQVRAILRRGGAEEECVARYLCGCDGAHSAVRQGLGVGFPGGTYEQVFYVADVEALSGGADGHEFNFCLGANTLGLVFPIRSTGMNRLIGIVPSTLAGRTDLTFEDIRPSVEELVGIRVGAVNWFSTYHVHHRVAEHFRVGRAFLAGDAGHIHSPAGGQGMNTGIGDAVNLAWKLAAVLQNRAAESVLGAYEPERIAFARSLVATTDRVFQLGVGQGAGNQVLREWIIPHLAPFLLGFSRMREGAYRLVSQTRLHYPESPLSHGSAGDIHGGDRLPWVPGNNGSDNFTPLKSLDWQVHIYGEATQALREAAQSANLPLHSFPWTDHAADAGLKQGALYLVRPDGYVALADAHQDAKALGDYIARFRITTRA
- a CDS encoding TetR/AcrR family transcriptional regulator, coding for MTKLAERRRLDPVKTRETILNTAMDLFAEKGFDGASVADIAAAAGTPKSLLQYHFGSKEELWKACFEHKAVPVFQPLDRFLQEGGAVNMAELITARFRVMEANPKVARMMAWASLGAAPIPDFLTERRAQLLARVSQDRAGFPKLLLALAAMDGWFLYRDLYRRVLGDSVQDEDVAERFLQLLTADLSSPATHGIDVEETKEITS